The genomic window GCTCCCCCTCGTCGAGCCGGCACGAATCTTTCGGCGATTCCCCCTGGAGTAGACTATTCTAGCAGCAGCgactcctcttcttcttcttccgacgacgaagaagactACCATACCCAACCTTccagcaaaaagaagcaCAAGAAGAAATCCAAGAAACCAACCcccgaggaagaagaagaccgaTACCGCCGCTTCAAGATCGGAAACCCTCACTACAAAACCCGCGGCAAGGTCTCCAAGCGCGACGGCCGGCTGAGCATTTCTGTCAAGGACACCTCCCAGACGGGGTATCTAGCCAAAGCTCTCGGGACAGCAGCAAAGCACATGGTGCCACTGAAGCCGCCCCCGGGCGGTTCAGACTCTGAATCCTCCAAGTCGGTCGCCGCCCACTTCAAGGGGGTTCCCACCCGGAAACGGACTGCTTCCACGATCGATATCAAGTCGCTCAAACCACCCAAACTCAACATCGTGATTATGGTCATTGGCTCCCGGGGTGACGCACAGCCGTTTCTCAAGATTGGGAAGATCCTCAAGGAGAAGTACGGACACCGCGTCCGTATTGCCACCCACCCCGCCTTTAGAGACTTTGTCGAGCAGGACTCTGGACTGGAGTTTTTTTCTGTCGGGGGGGACCCGTCTGAGCTGATGAGCTTCATGGTGAAGAACCCAGGCATGATTCCGACCTTGTCGTCGGTCAAGGCAGGGGACATACAGAAGCGGCgggcggccatggcggagATGTTTcaggggttttggagggcgTGCATCAACGCCACCGACGACGAGCACGACGTGAGGAACATCAAGATGATGGGCAAGCGCGACCCGTTCGTGGCGGATGCGATCATTGCGAACCCGCCGAGCTTTGCGCACATTCACTGCGCCGAGGCGCTGGGGATTCCGTTGCACTTGATGTTTACTTTTCCTTATACCCCAACGCAGGCGTTCCCGCATCCGCTGGCGAGCATTAAGAGGAGCaatgtggaggaggggtataCGAACTTTATCAGTTACCCgttggtggagatgatggtgtggCAGGGTTTGGGGGACTTGGTGAATGAGTTTAGGGTTGGGACGCTGGGGCTGGATCCGGTGAGCACGCTCTGGGCTCCCGGGGCGACGTATCGGTTGCATGTGCCGTTTACGTATCTTTGGAGTCCGGGGTTGGTGCCGAAGccgggggattggggggaggaggtggaggtggcggggttTGTGTTTTTGGAGCTGGCGGATAGTTTTAAGCCGCCGGGGGAGCTCGAgaggtttttggggaggagcgatcagggtggtggggagggggaggagagggaggatgagaagccGGTGGTGTATATTGGGTTTGGGAGCATTGTTGTGGATGACCCGGAGAGGTTCACCGAGATGATCTTTGAGGCGGTGGAGTTGGCGGGTGTGAGGGCATTGGTTAGTaaggggtggggagggctggGGGGGGACAAATTGGATGTTCCCGAGGATGTGTATATGCTTGATAATACGCCTCATGACTGGCTGTTCCCTAGGGTGAAGGCGTGTGTCATCCATGGAGGGGCGGGGACGACGGCGATCGCGTTGAAGTGTGGGAAGCCGACGATGATTGTGCCGTTTTTTGGGGATCAGCATTTTTGGGGGAGCATGGTTGGCAATGCGGGGGCTGGGCCAGAGGCGGTGCCGTATAAGGAGCTGACGGCGGAGAagttggcggaggggatCAAGTTTTGTTTGAGGGATGAGGCaaaggaggcggcggagaagatTGCGAGGGATATTGAACGGGAGGGGGACGGGGCGGAGAATGCTTGTGAGGCCTTTCATAAGGGGTTGTTGATTCAGAGAGAGgtgaagggaggggggaggagctcGATGAGGTGTTCGATTCTGCCGGATCAGGTGGCGGTTTGGCGGATGAAGGAGacggggttgaggttgagccCTATTGCGGCGGAGatgttggtggagagggggctGGTGAGCTGGAAGAagctgaggttgttgagacaTAACGAGTGGAATGATTTTGAGGGGCCGGGGGAGCCGGTGACGGGTGTGGCGGGGTCGATCATGGGGACGGTTGGGAatgtttttggggggattgggggggtgCCGTATCGGGTTGCGAAGAGTGCTAAGAAGCGGAAGGataaggagaaggggaagaggaagaagaggaaggatgacaagaggcagcagcagcagcagcagcagcagcagaacgGGAATgacgagggggatggggaggagccACCTCAAGTTGAGACTGCTACTACTCATGCCCTTGACGACCGGAGATCGGACTCTTCTTCTGTACGCTCCAACCCGGCAGAGGAAGTAGCTCATCATGTCGGTCGTGGCGCCCTCAAATCGGCCTCTGCCATCGCCAAAGCCCCTGTCGACCTCAGCTTGGCCCTCGCTCAAGGCTTCCACAACGCCCCTAGACTTTATGGAGACGACACCGTCCGGCGACCCATCCGCGTTACTGGGATGAAATCAGGTCTCAAAGCAGCCAGAAATGAATTCGCGTACGGCATCTACGACGGCGTCACGGGCGTCGTTCGCCTCCCCTACCGCGGAGCAAAAGAAGGTGGCCTTGGTGGGTTTGCAAGGGGCGTGGGTATGGGACTTACGGGGTTTGTGCTCAAGGACCTGGCTGCTGTCATTGGGCCGGTTGGGTACACGCTCAAGGGAGTGGTCAAGCAAGCTGAACGGGGGAAGCAGCCGATCAAGTACATCAGGCGGGCGAGGATTGTTCAGGGTGAACGAGACACGGAGGCGTTgagcgaggaagaaaagacgAGGTTGAGCAAGGAGGCGGTGAAGGGGTGGTCGGTGATGTGGAAGTTGTGGGACGAGATGGtcaagcaggagaagaagaagaagcgggggaggagcatCAAGGCTAAGCTTGGagggaaggcgaggaggcgcCGAAAGAGAAAGGAATGGGACGTGGTGTTTGAGAGTGTGGAGGTTGCGgagaaggcgttggaggcgctgaggaagggggaggatatGGATGTTGTTTTGGAGCgggtggagaaggagaggggggcgggtCATAGTCCTGTTGCGGTTGAGAATGGGCAGTCGAACATGTTGGAGAGTACGGAGAATAAGGACTTTGCGGgggttgggaaaggggaggcGGATGCTGAGACTGCTAGCACGAAGGTTCCTAATCCGTTGGAGATGAATGGGGTGGGTAGCGGGAgcaaggttgatggggaggtggtgatgggtgaggaaaagaaggaggagaaggaggaggatatgaAGGAGAATCCGTTTTCGGTGGCCACGCCGGCGATTGCGAAGAATAAGGAGGAGAATAGGATGACGATGGAGGCTATTGAGGTTAGGGCTTAGGGGCCGCTTTGAGGCTGCTGGAGTTGTTTGCGGTGCGCTGCTTTTGTTTTGCCTGCGGTGCGTTGGGAGTTTTGGAAAGGCAGAGGTTGAAATAAGCAATATGAGGATACcccgttttttttttgtagTGATAAGTGGAGAGATATAGCTGGTGGACAAAGTAATACCTAATTCTACATTCGAGTCCTATGAGAATGATTGCAATATTGTGATGGAGTAGTTAGTTCCTGGTGTTGGGTTTGATGGCCAAAGATCATGGATCTCTCTTGGTGCTCGATAAATCAACATAGGAAACATCATTACAACCAGCACATTGAACCAGCCCGAAGTAACCTCAATGCTAAACAAATCTCAGTGCTATGGATGCCCTCCCACCACTACTCCTTCTCGCTCTCCAACACAGCCTTAATCATGGCCTGCCCCACCTCCACGGCCCCCTTGAATCTCGGCTCAAAGAACTTTTGCGTCACGGCgaacctctccctccaagtGTCAAACTGCCTCAAACTGACACACTCTGCCCAACCGGCCGCGGCAATCGCAAACTGCAAATCGTCCCTCCTGAAGCTCTTGTCTTCAATCCCCACCCGCAAACACTCATCCAGCAACCCTGGGGTCCTGAACAGATGTTCCGCCACGCCCAGCCAAAGCCGAAAGAGAGGGGTCGAGCAAATCATGTGGTCGTAGGGCACGATCCCCAGCGCAGACCAGCAGTCGACCATGGCCAGCAGACTAAGGTGATTATTCggcagccccctcccccctcccctttccccagaGGGTTTATTAAGTGAAAACCGATCAAGAAGCTCCTCCTTTAGCAGCGGCCTCTCCGCCCACTTGGGGCTCCCCTCGGCGCCAAAGACTTTTTCTTTGGCTTTGTACACCCTCTCGCGCAACTCATCGGATCTGCCCTCAAGCATGAGGTAAAACAACTCAGTACTCGACCGGGCAAACTGCCCAATCTGCTTATGCGCCTCTGGGTTGAGGATCGCCAAGCCGGCGTAGACGTGCCACTTTTGGGCGTAGATCCTCAGCATGAGGTTGATTTTCACGTTTTCGATCCCGCCGATGTAGCGAGATCCTTCCTCCCAGGGGAACTGGCGGTTGGCGTGCCAGGCTTTGCccatggagaggaaggcggcgTGGGTGACGGCTTGGGTGTCGGCCGTGATGCGGTCGTGCTCTTTGGCTGTGAGGTAGACGTGTGTAGAGTTGAGGCATGACAAGACAGATTCGACTTTCTGGAAAGATTCGTCAGAGGCGCGGTGTTTGATCAGGACTAAAGGTTGCCCCCGGGGGTCGACGTTGGGGCCGTGGAGGGAATGGCAAGAAACGATGTCGACGTCGGATGGGAGGTAGGACTCAAAGGCTTTGATCTCAGGGTCTTTGCAGGAGGTTTGGCCTCCGACTATGGCGCCTAGACGGGTTGCTATAGACCACAAAACATGTAAGGAACTGGATGGGACAGTAcgatcatgatgatgatggatgggacACACATGGGCCGAACTGTTCGACTACACGACCAATGGCGGCCGCCTCGACGCTGTAGATGATATAATTGCTCGCTCGCGAAACAAGGTGGCCGTTGCGGAGAATTTGAATATTGGTCTATAGACACAAACATCTCAGCAACTGGCTAACAGCAGCCAAGGAGGTTAGAAAGATTGGAAAATCACATCGTACATTGTCTGCAAATTCCTTGGCAAGCTCTTCAAATTTTTCTTCTCTATCGCAGGCCATGACTCtaaaaagaaacaaaagaaaaagaacccAACGATTAGCCAACCATATCCGACCAAAATTCTGAATTGGAACGTGGAAACTGGAAGAAATCTAAGAGTCAATGTTAGCGGGAATCCCACAAAAATCGACAGTGATAAAAAGGTTGAATGAAGGTAATACGGTCAGACGAAAAAAATTAGGTAGCTGAGATTTTTCATCATGGAAAGTCCGCAGTAACCACCGGGCCCAGAATGGGTGACCGACAGCACCACGAACGATACTCTAGCCAAATGCACTCAAGTCATCATTgtattgggggaggggattgtGCTGGTGTcgaaaagaaggaaggaaaCGTACCATTTGGGGAAGAGCTAAAGTCGCTCAATGATGATTAGTCGAAGAAAGTCGAGAGAACAAGCATTACCTCCATCCAGCGTTGGCCAGTCGGCGGGCATACATCCTGCCCATGTCGCCCATGCCAATGAGGCCGATGGTGAAGTCTTTCGACCACGCGAACTCGGATGCCGTCGCCATTGTTGTTTCTCTTCCGAGCGAAAACGGTATTGCAAAGCAAGGGATACTCCTCGATGGCAAAGATCACATCCTCAGCAGGGCAACTGCGCAGAACTCCCAGCTTGTCTCTCAAAGCGGGGAAGAAAGCGTGCAAAGAATGCGAAGCTGGctcggctgctgttgctatTGTTGTTGCGAGTTGAAGAGAAGTGAAAGAAAATTTCTGACTGGAACTGAAATTTAAGCTTGCTCAAGGTGGGGCTCCCACCGTGCCCGCGACGCCCCACTTGGATCTGGCAGACAGTGCACACTGTGGAGCGCACATGACAAGACCTTGGTTATCAGGGTTAAGCTTCCCGAGACATCACCACTTACACTCACCCTgtcaaccaacaacctcactcaAAATGACCACCCTCCTATCATTCGGCTCCAACGGCTCAGGCCAACTGGGCCTCTCCCATCAAGAAGacgtctcctccccctccctcgtcttccccccccacccctcctcaaccctccccagctcAGTCGCCCAAATAGCCGCAGGAGGGaaccacaccctcctcctcctcaccaacaaccaagtcCTCTACTCAGGCGActctcacaacaacaacaaaatcaccccaaccttcacccctccaccccttccaacacctcccccaaccccaataAGATCCATCTCAGCAACCTGGTCCGCCTCCCACATagccaccccctcccagatATGGGTCCACGGCCACGGAACAAAAGGTGAACTTGCCCTCGGCTCCGGCATcacctcggccacctccttccaacccatccccaactTTCCACCCTCAAACACAACAATCGTCTCTATATCGGCCAGCATGTCCCACGCCGTTGCTGTCCTGAACAACGGCCAAGTCTACGGTTGGGGCGCAGGTCGTAAAGGCCAGCTAGGTCCTGAACCATCACCCACGGTGTCTTCACCAAGGTTAGTATCCTGTCCTTTCCCTGTGGTGAAAGCCCTTTGCGGGAAGGaattcaccctcctccttggccctCCCCAAACAGGAGAGTTTCTGGTATTAGGGTCAGATAAATTCGGGGTTAAATCCAACGCCCCCTCAGATCTAAAAGGTTGGAAGGACGCTGGTGCTAGCTGGGGGAGCGTCATCCTGCTAAAAGAGGACGGATCCCTCATCAGCTGGGGAAGGGATGACCACCAGCAACTTGCCCCATCGGACATTGGTCCAGTGGAAAAGATTGCTGTT from Podospora pseudoanserina strain CBS 124.78 chromosome 7 map unlocalized CBS124.78p_7.2, whole genome shotgun sequence includes these protein-coding regions:
- a CDS encoding uncharacterized protein (EggNog:ENOG503NU1I; COG:C; COG:G), whose product is MTGDFESPSPGGHLPNEAETKDGNLRLVTETQNGQQVTVVRDADNHIVYPTYVPPATRSPVSGDSPSTSPSPKTTTMSEPNQDREKGGQREAKGKQQEEEPKVEQPRKVQTEPTGRTASPRPQARNWATEFPQPDKTFTMPAPPRRAGTNLSAIPPGVDYSSSSDSSSSSSDDEEDYHTQPSSKKKHKKKSKKPTPEEEEDRYRRFKIGNPHYKTRGKVSKRDGRLSISVKDTSQTGYLAKALGTAAKHMVPLKPPPGGSDSESSKSVAAHFKGVPTRKRTASTIDIKSLKPPKLNIVIMVIGSRGDAQPFLKIGKILKEKYGHRVRIATHPAFRDFVEQDSGLEFFSVGGDPSELMSFMVKNPGMIPTLSSVKAGDIQKRRAAMAEMFQGFWRACINATDDEHDVRNIKMMGKRDPFVADAIIANPPSFAHIHCAEALGIPLHLMFTFPYTPTQAFPHPLASIKRSNVEEGYTNFISYPLVEMMVWQGLGDLVNEFRVGTLGLDPVSTLWAPGATYRLHVPFTYLWSPGLVPKPGDWGEEVEVAGFVFLELADSFKPPGELERFLGRSDQGGGEGEEREDEKPVVYIGFGSIVVDDPERFTEMIFEAVELAGVRALVSKGWGGLGGDKLDVPEDVYMLDNTPHDWLFPRVKACVIHGGAGTTAIALKCGKPTMIVPFFGDQHFWGSMVGNAGAGPEAVPYKELTAEKLAEGIKFCLRDEAKEAAEKIARDIEREGDGAENACEAFHKGLLIQREVKGGGRSSMRCSILPDQVAVWRMKETGLRLSPIAAEMLVERGLVSWKKLRLLRHNEWNDFEGPGEPVTGVAGSIMGTVGNVFGGIGGVPYRVAKSAKKRKDKEKGKRKKRKDDKRQQQQQQQQQNGNDEGDGEEPPQVETATTHALDDRRSDSSSVRSNPAEEVAHHVGRGALKSASAIAKAPVDLSLALAQGFHNAPRLYGDDTVRRPIRVTGMKSGLKAARNEFAYGIYDGVTGVVRLPYRGAKEGGLGGFARGVGMGLTGFVLKDLAAVIGPVGYTLKGVVKQAERGKQPIKYIRRARIVQGERDTEALSEEEKTRLSKEAVKGWSVMWKLWDEMVKQEKKKKRGRSIKAKLGGKARRRRKRKEWDVVFESVEVAEKALEALRKGEDMDVVLERVEKERGAGHSPVAVENGQSNMLESTENKDFAGVGKGEADAETASTKVPNPLEMNGVGSGSKVDGEVVMGEEKKEEKEEDMKENPFSVATPAIAKNKEENRMTMEAIEVRA
- the TYR1_1 gene encoding prephenate dehydrogenase (NADP(+)) (EggNog:ENOG503NVI5; COG:E; BUSCO:EOG09262CBI) — protein: MISSSFHVPIQNFGRIWLANRWVLFLLFLFRVMACDREEKFEELAKEFADNTNIQILRNGHLVSRASNYIIYSVEAAAIGRVVEQFGPSTRLGAIVGGQTSCKDPEIKAFESYLPSDVDIVSCHSLHGPNVDPRGQPLVLIKHRASDESFQKVESVLSCLNSTHVYLTAKEHDRITADTQAVTHAAFLSMGKAWHANRQFPWEEGSRYIGGIENVKINLMLRIYAQKWHVYAGLAILNPEAHKQIGQFARSSTELFYLMLEGRSDELRERVYKAKEKVFGAEGSPKWAERPLLKEELLDRFSLNKPSGERGGGRGLPNNHLSLLAMVDCWSALGIVPYDHMICSTPLFRLWLGVAEHLFRTPGLLDECLRVGIEDKSFRRDDLQFAIAAAGWAECVSLRQFDTWRERFAVTQKFFEPRFKGAVEVGQAMIKAVLESEKE
- the TYR1_2 gene encoding prephenate dehydrogenase (NADP(+)) (EggNog:ENOG503NVI5; COG:E) encodes the protein MATASEFAWSKDFTIGLIGMGDMGRM
- the ATS1 gene encoding alpha tubulin suppressor (COG:D; COG:Z; EggNog:ENOG503NUPQ) yields the protein MTRPWLSGLSFPRHHHLHSPCQPTTSLKMTTLLSFGSNGSGQLGLSHQEDVSSPSLVFPPHPSSTLPSSVAQIAAGGNHTLLLLTNNQVLYSGDSHNNNKITPTFTPPPLPTPPPTPIRSISATWSASHIATPSQIWVHGHGTKGELALGSGITSATSFQPIPNFPPSNTTIVSISASMSHAVAVLNNGQVYGWGAGRKGQLGPEPSPTVSSPRLVSCPFPVVKALCGKEFTLLLGPPQTGEFLVLGSDKFGVKSNAPSDLKGWKDAGASWGSVILLKEDGSLISWGRDDHQQLAPSDIGPVEKIAVGSEHALALTRDGKVLAWGWGEHGNCGSLQENNKERANVIQIPDEYNLEDQEVTALGAGCATSWIAFEKRR